One Malania oleifera isolate guangnan ecotype guangnan chromosome 9, ASM2987363v1, whole genome shotgun sequence DNA segment encodes these proteins:
- the LOC131164875 gene encoding isoflavone reductase homolog — protein sequence MGKSKVLVVGGTGYMGRRIVKASLAQGHETYVLRRPEIGLDIEKLQILLGFKEQGAHLVEATFSDHRSLVDAVRLVDVVICTMSGVHFRSHNILLQLKLVEAIKEAPNVKRFLPSEFGIDPARMGHAIEPGRVTFDEKMVVRKAIEDAHIPFTYVSANCFAGYFVGNLSQLGTLVPPKDKVRLYGGGNVKAIFMDEDDIATYTIKAIDDPRTLNKTVYLRPPENILSQRQLVETWETLTHQELDKEDISAEDYLASIEGMDYAGQVGAGHFYHVFYEGCLTNFEIGEGGEEASKLYPEVEYTRMDAFLRRYL from the exons ATGGGAAAGAGCAAGGTTCTGGTGGTGGGTGGGACTGGGTATATGGGAAGGAGGATCGTGAAGGCCAGCCTGGCACAAGGCCACGAGACCTACGTGCTCCGGCGACCGGAGATCGGTCTCGACATCGAAAAGTTGCAGATATTGTTAGGGTTCAAAGAGCAAGGAGCACATCTCGTCGAGGCCACCTTCTCTGATCACCGCAGCCTCGTCGATGCCGTCAGGCTAGTTGACGTCGTCATTTGCACCATGTCTGGCGTTCATTTCCGCAGTCATAACATCTTGTTGCAGCTCAAGCTCGTTGAGGCCATCAAAGAAGCTCCAAACGTCaag CGATTCTTGCCGTCGGAGTTTGGGATAGACCCGGCTCGGATGGGTCACGCAATTGAACCCGGAAGAGTGACGTTTGATGAGAAGATGGTGGTGAGGAAGGCGATAGAAGATGCCCATATCCCCTTCACTTACGTCTCCGCCAACTGCTTCGCCGGCTACTTCGTCGGCAACCTCTCTCAACTTGGAACGCTTGTCCCTCCCAAAGACAAAGTCCGCCTGTATGGAGGTGGCAATGTCAAAG CTATTTTTATGGACGAAGATGATATCGCAACATATACTATTAAAGCGATAGATGATCCGCGCACTCTGAACAAAACAGTATACTTGAGACCACCAGAGAACATTCTCTCCCAAAGGCAATTAGTTGAGACATGGGAAACTCTTACGCACCAAGAATTGGACAAAGAAGACATTTCTGCAGAGGATTATTTAGCATCCATTGAAG GAATGGACTATGCTGGGCAGGTTGGAGCAGGGCATTTCTATCACGTATTCTATGAAGGCTGTTTAACCAACTTTGAAATAGGGGAAGGGGGAGAAGAAGCCTCCAAGCTTTACCCAGAGGTGGAATACACCCGCATGGATGCCTTCCTGCGACGCtatctataa